In Paenibacillus durus, the DNA window AAAAAAGGCCGCTATGAGCTTTGCAGCCGACGCCGGACGGGCGATTGCCGAAAAAAGCGAACAGGACCGTCCGTACGAATTCGACTCGAATTACGTGGTGACCTATAACCAGGATGGCGTACTTAGCCTGGTCATGAGCCAATACGGCTATACCGGAGGCGCCCACGGAATGACGGTACGCCAGGCGTTTACTTTCTCGATTAAGGACGGTAAGCGCCTGCTGCTCGGCGATTTGTTCGGAGCCAATCCGAACTACAAAAAGCTGCTAAATGAGAAGATCGGCAAGCAGCTCAAGGCGGATGAAGGTTATTTTGGCGGCTTTAACGGCCTGAATACCGAGAAATATTTCTATCTTAAAGATGGCCGGGTAGTGCTCTTCTTCCAGTTATATGAATATACGCCATATGCCGCAGGCTTCCCGGAGTTCACCTTCGCCTTTAAAGAACTGCTCCCGAATGGAAGCAGCCCGTTCGCCGGCATGAAATAGTTTTCTGATACCGGATATTTCCCCGTTGCGCGCGCCACATGCCGTTCATATGCTGAATGGTGACCGAGCTATATAGCGCGAGAGGGGGGGATGCCATGGTTTACAACTATACGGCGATCGGCGATTCACTGACGACCGGCTTCGGAGCGATGCCCGGAAGCGGCTTTGTTCCCGTGTATAGGCGAATGTCGGAGGTTTCGCTCTGTAATTTTGTCGCCTATACGAATCTGGGGATCAACGGCATGACTACAGCCGAACTGGAGCAGCGTGTCCGGTATAACGCGCTCTTTCGCCAGTCGCTTCGCGAGGCGGATATTATTACGATTTCAATCGGCGGCAACGATTTGATCCATGCCGCCAAAGCGGCGGCTGGACACTCTAATCCGCCATCTTCCATTTTCCAGACTGCCCTGAGGGAATCCAGGCAGCATTTTGCCGGCATCATGGGGCAGATTTATAAGGCGAAGGCCGGGTCGGGCAAGCCTTACATTATCCGGATCGTCGGATTATACAATCCGTATCCTCAGATGGCAGAGGCTTCGGTATGGGTACGGCAGTTCAACCGTCAAATGGCTCAGTATAATAACCGGGTATGCGGCTTTGCCGATATTTACGGAGCGTTTGCCGGACATGAGCGGGAACTGCTCTCTATCGATGATCTTCATCCGAACGGAAAAGGCTACCGTACTATAGCCGAGCGGCTGCACAAGCTTGGATATGGCAATCTGATCCGGACTTAAGGACGAAAAACACCCCTTGCTCACGATCATGGGCAAGGGGTGTTTGTGTGTTTGTGAAGGTTTACCAGGCAGGTTATACGCTGACAGACTGCGGTTTTTCGATAACTTTATCAACGAGTCCGTATTCAGCGGCATCCGCGGCACTCATGAAGTAGTCGCGGTCCGTGTCCTTCTCGATGCGCTCAAGCGGTTGACCGGTGCGGTCTGCCAAAATACGGTTCAGTTTGTCGCGCATTTTCAGGATGCGGCGGGCACGAATTTCAATATCCGTAGCTTGCCCTTGGGCACCGCCCAGCGGTTGATGAATCATAATTTCACTGTTCGGCAGCGCATAGCGCTTGCCCTTCGCTCCGGCGTTAAGCAGGAAGGCGCCCATGGAAGCGGCAAGTCCGACGCAAATCGTGGAGACATCCGGTTTGATGAACTGCATCGTATCAAAAATCGCCATGCCGGCGGTGATGGACCCGCCCGGGCTGTTAATGTACAAAGAAATATCTTTTTCCGGGTCCTCGGCGGCCAGGAAGAGCATTTGTGCGATGATGGAATTGGCTACCACGTCATTAACCTCAGTTCCAAGGAAAATGATGCGGTCCTTCAACAAGCGGGAATAAATGTCATAAGCCCGCTCGCCTCGGCTGCTTTGTTCTACGACCATAGGAATATAACTCACGTGGAAAACCTCCTTAAATTAGAACTTCAAAAATGGATTTCGTTATAGCATTTTTACTTAACTGTTACCGTATTACCCACATGATAAACAAATTCAAACAAAAAGTCAAAGAAAGTCAAACGAAAAGTCAAAGAAAGTCAAACTCATCATAAAAAAAAAGCGCCAATCCATGGCGCTCTGTGTTAAATAATCGAGGTTTGGTTAAACAAATAATGTGGCGCGCCCGCCAAGAATCGAACTTGGATCTCAGGCTTCGGAGGCCTACGTCATATCCATTGGACCACGGGCGCAACAGAAATTATTATAATATAAAATTTCGGCTAATGCAACTCTTATTCATGATATAGGTTATAGGGACCTGCTCTTGGCCTCCGAAATGTACAGGATCATGTATAAGAAGAAAAGAGAGGGCGAATTCTACTTTCGGAGCCCTTGCGTTTAGAGGAATATTTGGGTAAAATACTTAGTGGGACTTAAAAAGTTATCCCGGGACGTTTTAAGACCATAGAGAAGGGGTTAGAAGAGAAAGACGAAGTTGCAGGAGTGAAAGCATGCGTGACTTATTAGAAATCCAAAAGCAGCTTCTGCCTGATCTCATGGAAACCCTCAAACGACGATATACGATTCTTCACCAGATCCTGTTATCCGATATTATCGGCCGCAGAACGCTCGCCGCTTCACTTGATATGACCGAACGGGTGCTGCGCGCGGAAACGGACCTACTGAAATCGCAGGGGCTCATCGAGATCGAGAGTGTTGGCATGCGCATCAGCGATGCCGGACGGAAACTGCTTGACTTGCTGGAGCCTGTGGCCAAGAGCCTGTTTGGCTTGGATGACCTGGAAGAGGAAATCCGTTCGAGCTACGGTTTAAAGAAAGTCATCGTGGTTCCGGGCGATTGCGAAGCCTCGACATTTGCCAAGAGAGAGCTTGGGAGGGCTGGAGCGAAAGCGCTTCTCAGCGTACTTAGTGCAGATGATACGGTTGCCGTCACCGGCGGCTCGACGCTGTATGAATTAGCGGAGCAGATGACCGCTCCTCTATCTGCGTCCTACCGCGATGCCTTGATTGTGCCTGCTCGCGGGGGCCTTGGAGAAAGCGTTGAGTTTCAGGCTAATACGATTGCTTCGACGATGGCAAAGCGGATTGGAGCTCACTATAGGCTGCTGCATGTGCCGGATTTGCTCAGCGAGGAAGCCTATCAATCTTTGGCCCATGAACCGAACATTTCGGAGATCGTACAGATTATCCGCCGTTCTCGAATTATCGTGCATGGTATCGGAGATGCCATGGAAATGACCCGCCGCCGGATGCTCGACGAGGGGACTGTGTCCAAGATCAAGGACGCGGGCGCTGTTGCCGAATCCTTCGGCCACTACTTTAACGAGCAGGGCGAAGTGGTGCATTCCATGCTTACGATGGGGCTGCGCCTCGAGGATATCGTGCGGACGGAAATTGTAATCGGCATAGCCGGAGGCAAGCGGAAGGCGAAGGCCATTCACGCTGTGCTGCGGTTCGGCCAGGAGGACATACTTGTCATAGATGAAGCCGCTGCGGTTGAGATCGTCAAGCAAATAGACGAACAGAACGCCTCAGCCAAGCAATCTTCTCATTATGACGGGCACTAGCATGATTATGCTTCATACTTACAGTGTTGTCTTGACAAACCCCATGGTTTGTCTTGAATAAATAAAAACGAATTTTAGGAGGAACTATTCAATGACTGTAAAAGTAGGTATTAACGGATTTGGACGTATTGGCCGCCTCGCATTCCGCCGTATTCAAGACGTGGAAGGAATCGAAGTTGTAGCGATCAATGACCTTACCGATGCCAAGATGCTGGCGCACTTGTTGAAATATGATACATCGCAAGGCAAATTCCAAGGCGACGTTGAAGTTCACGACGGATTCTTCAAAGTGAACGGCAAGGAAGTTAAAGTTCTGGCTAACCGCAACCCTGAAGAACTGCCTTGGGGAGACCTGGGCGTAGATATCGTTCTGGAGTGCACAGGCTTCTTCACTTCCAAAGAAAAAGCTGAGCTTCACCTGAAAGGCGGAGCGAAAAAAGTCGTTATCTCCGCTCCGGCTACAGGCGACATGAAGACTGTCGTTTACAACGTTAACCATGACATTCTCGACGGCTCCGAAACTGTTATTTCCGGCGCTTCCTGCACAACGAACTGCCTGGCTCCAATGGCTAAAGTCCTGAACGACAAGTTCGGTATTGTTGAAGGCCTGATGACTACAATCCACGCTTACACTGGCGACCAAAACACGCTGGACGCTCCGCATGCTAAAGGCGACTTCAGACGCGCCCGCGCCGCTGCTGAGAACATCGTTCCTAACACGACTGGCGCTGCTAAAGCGATCGGTCTGGTTATTCCTGAGCTGAAAGGCAAACTCGACGGTGCTGCTCAACGCGTACCGGTTCCTACTGGTTCCCTGACCGAGCTGGTTACTGTTCTGAACAAGACTGTAACGGCTGACGAAATCAACGCGGCAATGAAAGAAGCTTCCGATCCGGATACTTACGGATACACTGAAGACGAAATCGTATCCTCCGATATCAAGGGTCTGACTTTCGGATCCCTGTTCGACGCTACACTGACCAAAGTACTTACTGTTGGCGACAAGCAGCTCGTTAAGACTGTTGCTTGGTACGACAATGAAATGTCCTACACTGCTCAACTCGTTCGTACGCTCGAACACTTCGCAAAACTGGCTAAATAATAATTCGGGATTTTATATAGCATCATCCATAGAGCGGAAACAGCAGTTTATTGTTTCCGCTCTTTTCCGAAATATTAGACGATCGCAGCTATTAACAATTCCTATGATATAAGCCTTTTCGGAAAAACGGATGCCGTTCCTACTAGAATGACGCAGCCGTTTCTTCTTAATGCAAACTCTGTGTGTTTGCCCAGAATTCCAAAAGTGGAACAATTTCGGGTATGGAGGGAAATAGTCATGAGCAAAAAGAGTGTCCGTGATGTAGAAGTAACAGGCAAACGCGTATTTGTCCGCGTGGATTTTAATGTGCCGCTCGAAGACGGCAAAATTACCGACGATACGCGTATTCGCGAAACGCTTCCTACGGTTAAATATTTGATCGAAAATGGAGCCAAAATTATTCTGGCGAGCCATATGGGCCGTCCGAAAGGCCAGTTTGTCGATTCCATGCGACTGACCCCAGCCGCAGAACGCCTGTCCCAACTGCTCGGCAAACCGGTTGCCAAAGCAGACGAAGCGGTTGGCGACGCTGTCAAAGCAAAAATTGCCGAACTGAAAGACGGCGACGTTCTGGTTCTTGAGAATGTCCGTTTCTATCCGGGCGAAGAGAAGAACGATCCGGAGCTTGCGAAGCAGTTCGCCGAGCTGGCCGATCTGTTCGTTAACGACGCATTCGGTGCGGCGCACCGTGCGCATGCTTCGACTGAAGGCATCGCTCATTATCTGCCGGCTGTATCCGGACTTCTGATGGAGAAGGAATTGAACGTACTGGGCAAAGCCCTCTCCAATCCGGAGCGTCCGTTCACCGCGATTATCGGCGGTTCGAAGGTTAAAGACAAAATCGACGTTATCGACAACCTGCTGACTCTGGCAGACAACGTGCTGATCGGCGGAGGCTTGTCTTACACGTTCTCCAAAGCTCAAGGCTACGAAGTCGGAAAATCTCTGCTCGACGAAGAAAAAATCGATACTGCTCTTGGCTTTATCGAAAAAGCGAAAAAACTCGGCAAGAACTTCCTGCTGCCGGTTGACGCTGTGGTAGCCGATAAGTTCGGCGCCGACGCCAACACCAAGACTGTTGACATTAGCGAAATCCCTGCGGACTGGCTCGGTCTGGATATCGGTCCAAAAACGGCTGCACTCTATGCGGACGTTATCAAGAATTCCAAGCTTGTTGTATGGAATGGACCGATGGGCGTATTTGAAATCGACATTTTCGCTGAAGGTACGAAAGCGGTGGCTGAAGCCTGCGCGAAGACTGAAGGATATACCGTTATCGGTGGCGGCGACTCCGCTGCTGCAGCCGAAAAATTCAAGCTCGCTGACCAAATGGACCATATCTCCACCGGCGGCGGAGCATCGCTTGAATTCATGGAAGGTAAAGCTCTTCCTGGCGTAGTAGCGCTGAACGACAAGTAAGACAATAGAGGGAGGCAAGCTTTGCAATGAGTAGAACACCAATTATTGCTGGCAACTGGAAGATGTTCAAGACTGTTCCGGAAGCAGAAGGCTTTTTCGCCGAAGTTAAAGGCAAGGCCGAAGTGGATGGCGTGGAAACGGTAATCTGCGCTCCATTCACTAATCTGCCGGCTCTGACAAAGGCCGCTCAAGGCACAAGCATCAAAATCGGCGCACAGAACCTGCACTTCGAGGACAACGGCGCTTATACGGGTGAAATCAGCGGTGTTATGCTGAAGGATCTCGGTGTAGATTATGTCATTCTCGGACACTCCGAGCGCCGCGCTTATTTCGGCGAAACGGATGAAATCGTGAACAAAAAAATGCACGCGGCATTCCGCCACGGCATCACTCCAATCGTATGCGTAGGCGAGAAGCTCGAAGAGCGTGAAGCCGACCAAACGAAAGAAGTTTGCAAAGTGCAAACCGAAGGCGCGTTCCAAGGTCTCAGTGCGGAGCAGGCAGCTCAAACCGTTATTGCCTATGAGCCAATCTGGGCGATCGGTACCGGCAAATCCTCCACTTCGGCGGATGCCAATGAGGTTATCGCTTACATCCGCAGCCTGATCAAGGACTTGTATGACGAAGCGACTGCTGAGGTCATCCGCATTCAATATGGCGGAAGCGTTAAGCCGGAGAACGTTACCGAATATATGGGCCAAAGCGACATCGACGGTGCTCTCGTCGGCGGTGCAAGCCTGCAGCCTGGTTCCTTCGTTCAACTTGTTGAGGGGGCGAAGTAATGTCAGCACCAAAACCAGTAGCACTGATTATCCTGGACGGTTTCGGACTGCGCGATACCGTGGAAGGCAACGCCGTTGCTCAGGCGAAGAAGCCTAACATCGACCGCTACCTGAAGCAGTACCCGCACACGACGCTTAGAGCTGCCGGAGAAGCCGTAGGACTTCCGGATGGCCAAATGGGCAACTCCGAAGTGGGACATCTTAACATTGGTTCGGGCCGGGTTGTATATCAGGACTTGACCCGCATTGATAAATCCATTCGCGAAGGAGATTTCTTCGAGAATGAAACGCTGGTGGGAGCGGTGAGACACGCCAAATCTACCGGCAAGAAGCTTCACCTGTACGCGCTGGTATCCGACGGAGGGGTACACAGCCATATCAATCATCTGTACGCCATGCTGGAGCTGGCCAAAAAGGAAGGGCTGAACGATGTATTCATTCACGCCTTCATGGACGGCCGAGACGTACCGCCAAGCAGCGGTCAGAAATTCATCGAAGTTCTTCTTGCCAAGATCGAGGAAATTGGCATAGGCAAGATTGCTACGGTGTCCGGACGTTACTTCGCGATGGACCGCGACAAACGCTGGGACCGCGTGGAGAAGACGTACCGCGCCATGGTTTATGGCGAAGGACCGAAGTTTTCGGACGCGTTGCAGGCGATCACAGCTTCGTACCAGAATTCCGTGTATGATGAATTCATTGAGCCTTGCGTTATCGTGGACAGTGAAGACAAGCCGGTAACGACCGTTGAAAGCGGCGATTCCGTCGTGTTCCTGAACTTCCGCCCGGACCGTGCCATTCAGCTGTCCCAGGTGTTCACGAACGCCGATTTCCGCGGCTTTGATCGCGGACCGCTGTTCCCGAAAGATCTGTATTTCGTCTGCCTGACCACATTCAGTGAAACGGTTCAGGGCTATGTCGCCTACAAACCGAAGAATCTGGATAACACGCTGGGCGAGGTGCTCGTACAGAATAACAAGAGGCAGCTGCGCATTGCGGAGACCGAGAAATATCCGCACGTAACCTTCTTCTTCAGCGGCGGACGCGACGTGGAACTGCCGGGAGAGACCCGTATTCTCATCAACTCCCCGAAAGTCGCGACTTATGACCTGCAGCCTGAGATGAGCGCTTACGAGGTGACTGCGGCTTGTGTGGCCGAGATCGAAGCGGACAAACACGATGCGATTATTCTGAACTTCGCCAATCCCGATATGGTTGGACATTCCGGCTTACTGGAACCGACGATCAAGGCGGTTGAAGTGACAGACGAATGTGTTGGCAAAGTGGTAGACGCCGTTCTGGCCAAAGGCGGGGTAGCTATCATCCTTGCCGACCACGGCAACGCGGACATGGTATTCGATGAAGAAGGCAAACCGTTTACAGCCCATACAACCAATCCGGTTCCGTTCATTGTAACCGCTGAGAACGTTGTCCTTCGTGATGGAGGCATTCTCGCGGATGTGGCGCCGACGATTCTCGATCTGATGGGAATTCCGCAGCCTGCGGAAATGACCGGACAATCCATGATCGCAAGCCGCAAGTAATTGGGCAAGACTATATGGTGCAAGATCAAAGTGTTAAGCAAGACCAAATTTTTGTTAAAAAAGGAGAATGAACTCAAATGACTATTATTTCCGACGTATATGCACGCGAGGTACTTGACTCCCGCGGTAATCCTACTGTAGAGGTTGACGTTTACCTGGAATCCGGCGCTAAAGGCCGCGCTATCGTTCCTTCCGGCGCTTCCACCGGCGCTCACGAAGCCGTTGAGCTTCGCGACGATGACAAATCCCGTTACCTGGGCAAAGGCGTTCTGAACGCAGTGAAGAACGTTAACGAAATCATCGCTCCTGAAGTGATCGGCATGGACGCTCTGGACCAACTGGGCATCGACAAAGCCATGATCGCTCTGGACGGAACGCATAACAAGGGCAAACTGGGCGCCAACGCTATTCTGGCTGTTTCCATGGCTGTAGCCCGCGCTGCAGCTGACGATCTGGACGTGCCTCTGTACACTTACCTTGGCGGATTCAACGCTAAGCAGCTTCCG includes these proteins:
- a CDS encoding GDSL-type esterase/lipase family protein is translated as MVYNYTAIGDSLTTGFGAMPGSGFVPVYRRMSEVSLCNFVAYTNLGINGMTTAELEQRVRYNALFRQSLREADIITISIGGNDLIHAAKAAAGHSNPPSSIFQTALRESRQHFAGIMGQIYKAKAGSGKPYIIRIVGLYNPYPQMAEASVWVRQFNRQMAQYNNRVCGFADIYGAFAGHERELLSIDDLHPNGKGYRTIAERLHKLGYGNLIRT
- the clpP gene encoding ATP-dependent Clp endopeptidase proteolytic subunit ClpP; the protein is MSYIPMVVEQSSRGERAYDIYSRLLKDRIIFLGTEVNDVVANSIIAQMLFLAAEDPEKDISLYINSPGGSITAGMAIFDTMQFIKPDVSTICVGLAASMGAFLLNAGAKGKRYALPNSEIMIHQPLGGAQGQATDIEIRARRILKMRDKLNRILADRTGQPLERIEKDTDRDYFMSAADAAEYGLVDKVIEKPQSVSV
- a CDS encoding sugar-binding transcriptional regulator, translated to MRDLLEIQKQLLPDLMETLKRRYTILHQILLSDIIGRRTLAASLDMTERVLRAETDLLKSQGLIEIESVGMRISDAGRKLLDLLEPVAKSLFGLDDLEEEIRSSYGLKKVIVVPGDCEASTFAKRELGRAGAKALLSVLSADDTVAVTGGSTLYELAEQMTAPLSASYRDALIVPARGGLGESVEFQANTIASTMAKRIGAHYRLLHVPDLLSEEAYQSLAHEPNISEIVQIIRRSRIIVHGIGDAMEMTRRRMLDEGTVSKIKDAGAVAESFGHYFNEQGEVVHSMLTMGLRLEDIVRTEIVIGIAGGKRKAKAIHAVLRFGQEDILVIDEAAAVEIVKQIDEQNASAKQSSHYDGH
- the gap gene encoding type I glyceraldehyde-3-phosphate dehydrogenase, yielding MTVKVGINGFGRIGRLAFRRIQDVEGIEVVAINDLTDAKMLAHLLKYDTSQGKFQGDVEVHDGFFKVNGKEVKVLANRNPEELPWGDLGVDIVLECTGFFTSKEKAELHLKGGAKKVVISAPATGDMKTVVYNVNHDILDGSETVISGASCTTNCLAPMAKVLNDKFGIVEGLMTTIHAYTGDQNTLDAPHAKGDFRRARAAAENIVPNTTGAAKAIGLVIPELKGKLDGAAQRVPVPTGSLTELVTVLNKTVTADEINAAMKEASDPDTYGYTEDEIVSSDIKGLTFGSLFDATLTKVLTVGDKQLVKTVAWYDNEMSYTAQLVRTLEHFAKLAK
- a CDS encoding phosphoglycerate kinase; translation: MSKKSVRDVEVTGKRVFVRVDFNVPLEDGKITDDTRIRETLPTVKYLIENGAKIILASHMGRPKGQFVDSMRLTPAAERLSQLLGKPVAKADEAVGDAVKAKIAELKDGDVLVLENVRFYPGEEKNDPELAKQFAELADLFVNDAFGAAHRAHASTEGIAHYLPAVSGLLMEKELNVLGKALSNPERPFTAIIGGSKVKDKIDVIDNLLTLADNVLIGGGLSYTFSKAQGYEVGKSLLDEEKIDTALGFIEKAKKLGKNFLLPVDAVVADKFGADANTKTVDISEIPADWLGLDIGPKTAALYADVIKNSKLVVWNGPMGVFEIDIFAEGTKAVAEACAKTEGYTVIGGGDSAAAAEKFKLADQMDHISTGGGASLEFMEGKALPGVVALNDK
- the tpiA gene encoding triose-phosphate isomerase — protein: MSRTPIIAGNWKMFKTVPEAEGFFAEVKGKAEVDGVETVICAPFTNLPALTKAAQGTSIKIGAQNLHFEDNGAYTGEISGVMLKDLGVDYVILGHSERRAYFGETDEIVNKKMHAAFRHGITPIVCVGEKLEEREADQTKEVCKVQTEGAFQGLSAEQAAQTVIAYEPIWAIGTGKSSTSADANEVIAYIRSLIKDLYDEATAEVIRIQYGGSVKPENVTEYMGQSDIDGALVGGASLQPGSFVQLVEGAK
- the gpmI gene encoding 2,3-bisphosphoglycerate-independent phosphoglycerate mutase, which produces MSAPKPVALIILDGFGLRDTVEGNAVAQAKKPNIDRYLKQYPHTTLRAAGEAVGLPDGQMGNSEVGHLNIGSGRVVYQDLTRIDKSIREGDFFENETLVGAVRHAKSTGKKLHLYALVSDGGVHSHINHLYAMLELAKKEGLNDVFIHAFMDGRDVPPSSGQKFIEVLLAKIEEIGIGKIATVSGRYFAMDRDKRWDRVEKTYRAMVYGEGPKFSDALQAITASYQNSVYDEFIEPCVIVDSEDKPVTTVESGDSVVFLNFRPDRAIQLSQVFTNADFRGFDRGPLFPKDLYFVCLTTFSETVQGYVAYKPKNLDNTLGEVLVQNNKRQLRIAETEKYPHVTFFFSGGRDVELPGETRILINSPKVATYDLQPEMSAYEVTAACVAEIEADKHDAIILNFANPDMVGHSGLLEPTIKAVEVTDECVGKVVDAVLAKGGVAIILADHGNADMVFDEEGKPFTAHTTNPVPFIVTAENVVLRDGGILADVAPTILDLMGIPQPAEMTGQSMIASRK